GTGAGGATTGGTAAAATGCGTATTCAAGGTACCCATAGCCAGAGCTCTGATATTCAGCAGTTGGGCAAACCGCTCAACACTGCCGGCAACATACTCGGCAATAGCCACACAGGCATCATTACCTGATCTCATCAGGGCTCCGTAAAGCAGATCAGACAGGGTAAGGGTCTCGCCTGCAGAAAGATATATGCTTGACCCCTCTGTTCCTGCTGCCTTTTCACTGACTTCAACCATGTCTTTAAGGCTGCCTGTCTCAATAGCTGTTAAAGCGGTCAACACTTTCGTGGTACTGGCAGGCGGCCTTTTTTTGAAGGGTTCTTTAGCAAACAAAACCTGCCCTGTCCCGGCATCCATTAATATTGCCGCATCAGCCGATATTCCGGTAAATTCCGCTGCCGGCGCTGCCGGAGCGATCCCGAAAAATAGAATCACAACCAAAATCATTATAATTATTTTCTGAGGGTTAGCCAAACTATTCTCTCCTTACTTAATGCCCAGGACATCGGAAACAGTGGTTAGCTGATATCCTTTTCCCTTTAATGCAGCGATTATGGAAGGAAGCGCTTTCACGGTGGGATCAGTGGGATGCATCAATACTATCGCGCCATTATGGGCTTTGCCGGTTACCCTTTTAACGATCGTATCCGGAGCCGGCCGCTCCCAGTCTATAGTATCTATACTCCAGAGAATTGTGCGATAACCGCTCTCTCCGGCGGCTTGCAATACGGTTTTATTGAATTCACCATATGGAGGGGCATACAGGCGTGTTCTTACTTTGGTTATTTTATATACTGCTTCATCTGTTTGTTTTATTTCACTGATATTCTCTGATTTGGATATAAAGGTCGGGTGTGGGTGGGAATAACTGTGGTTGCCCAGTTCGTGATTCTTTGCAATCTCCTTTGTCAGTTCCGGGAAATCCTCAACCCATTTACCCCCCATAAAAAAGGTCATGGAGACATTGTTTTTTTTTAAAACTTCCAGCATCCCGGGAATATACTCCTCACCCCAAACTACATTACAGGTCAGGGCAATCTTTTTCTGATCTGTGCTGCCCTGATAAATCGGGTCAAAGTTGCTGATAGCAGGTTTAAAGAGATTATACTGGACCACCTTGAACAGCAGCAGGATAAACAACAGCGCCAGCAAAACAGTGATGGCTCTTCTGATCAGATAATTAAAGTTCAAATAATATATCCTCATCCCAATCCCTCCATCCGAAGCAACTCTCCAATTAACTACTCTTCGCTATAGATGTTTATTCACTGTCCTAGCCATATATTCTCACTAATCAGCAGTCAGCCGGAAATAGATTGCATCCACCGGAAATGGCTGTGCATAAATATAGTGAGGTATTGTACCGGTTTTTCGCGCTACAGCCGAAGAAATATAACTTTGTTCCTGGCGAAGTCCGGGAACACCGCCAATTCGCCATCCGTAGCTCAGTGGCGGCGCGGGCCGTCCGTGGCCCGCGTCCCGGACTTCGCTTAGCGGAACTGCAGTAATATTTCTCACGGCAGCAGCGCAAGGAAAACCTTGTACAACACCTCACCATATTATATTACGCCATTTCCATGGCCGCTGGCAAAAAACAATTGTTATTATGCCCCATTTTACGGTAGTTTTTTTTCTTGACCTTTTCCTGTTTATGGTATATTGTATGTCTTAGAAATAGACAGTTTATGGAGGTATAAATGAACATTATTGAGGTTTACAAAAAATTCCCTACTAAAGAAGCTTGTTTTACTCACCTTGAAAATGTTCGATGGAAGGGCAAACCAAAGTGCCCCTACTGTAACTCAACAAACTCAACACCAATGAAAAAAGAATTTAGGCATCATTGTAACGTTTGCAATACTTCGTACAGTGCAACTGTCAGTACAATTTTTCATAGAACGCACATTGATTTGCAAAAATGGTTTTTAGCCATTACTCTAATGCTAAATGCTACAAAGGCTATCAGTTCTCGTCAACTTGCAAAAAATTTAGCAGTAAATAAAGACACCGCTTGGTATATGGTTACGAGGATTCGTGAAGCTATTCATGAACAACGAGAATTGCTTCAAGACATAGTTCATTTAACCTACAGTCAAAGAGAAAATTAACCTGATTCAAAAACCGAATACTCAAAGACTTCTTTTATGGCATCAATAAAATTTTAAATGCAACCATAGATGAATTTTATTGCCGCCATAAAAATCATCCGAACTTCGACTCACTCATCCTATTTTTTTAGTAATTGGGAGGTGTTATTTGGTGGAAAAGCTTCCAAAGGCGACACATAAAGGCATTCTTAAAGTGGGTGACGTAAATATTAAGTGCTATGTTCTTGAAGATGGCAGACGAGTATTATCGGGAAGAACTGTAACTACTTCTTTAGGTCTTTCGGGCCGAGGCCAGGGAGCAAAGCGAATTACCGACTCAAAATCCCTTAAGCCATTTATTTCTGATAAATTAACTATAGCTATTGAAGAACCTATTGTATTTAAAGGAGCTGCCTTAACACATGGTTACGAAGCATGGGTATTACCTGAAATTTGCCAAGCAGTCTTAAATGCCCGTGACCGGGGAGTTTTACCCACACACCAGATGCGAATGGCGGCTCAAGCTGATATACTTATTAGAGCTTTTGCTACAGTTGGTATTATTGCACTTGTTGACGAAGTAACTGGCTATCAAGCAGAACGAGATAGAGATGAACTACAAAAATTTTTATCACTATATCTATCCGAAGAACGTCTTAAGTGGGCTAAGATGTTTCCAGACGAATACTATCGTCAATTATTTAGGCTTCGAGGATGGAACTATAGCCCTTTAAGTGTAAAAAGACCTAAACTGGTCGGAAAACTTACAAACGAATTAGTTTATAAGAAACTACCTCCTCCTGTATTAGACAAACTAAGAGAATTAAACCCTGTAAAAAACAAACAAACATGGAGACGTGGAGCAGCATTCTTTCAATACTTATCAGAGGATATTGGGCAGCCTGATTTAAGAGACCATTTACTACAATTAATTGCAATTATGAGAATATCCCCGAACTGGTCTGTATTTCAGCGTCATTTTGCAAGAGCTTTCCCTTCTCCTGAAGGAGAACAAACCGCTTTGTTTGATGAAACTGAAGATGATAAATAAAATAGGGGTAGATGTGTTCCGCAAGGCGGAGACTGTCGTCCGCCCGGCCAGCGACCCGCAAAGCGGGAGCTGTAGCCGGCGGAGACGTAGCCCGCCGGAGGAATACATCTACCCCTATTTAAAATTTATCTTCAGTTTCCATTCAAACAAGCTTATCCTCGACCTTGTCCCAGAATCCCCAGGACTCAAATCCCAGCCGCCACAGAGCAACCCCTTTAAGGTCATATTCATTAACCAGATTCAGCTTAAAAGAGGCACTCTCAGGACTTTCAAACCAGACCACGTGTTTTTGGCCATTTTCCCAGTAATAAAAATAGGGGGTTTGGGAATAGTCGTCCCATTCAATAACAGCGCCGTATTTTTCTGCCAGCGCCAGAGCGCTGTTGGCCGGAACTGCCTTATAGCCCCCTTTGCCCACAATCCAGTCATAACCGTAATTACCAATACCTAAAAGGATTTTATCCTTTGGGATCACCCCTGAAGAATAGGTAACCACATTTTCTACCCATGGAACTGACGCCACAGGCCCTGGGTCTCCGCCAACCCAGTGTTCATCATAAGACATTAACATAATGCGGTCTGCCACACTGCCAAGATATTGGTAATCAAATGCCCCGCTCCATCCATCGCTGGTATTGTCACGTGTCTTTGCCGGGACAGATATGGTAACCTTAAATCCCTCCGGCGCAAGCTTTTCCCTGAGCAGAGTCATAAATTCATTCAAAGCCTGGCGGTCCCCCGGAGGGACATTCTCAAAATCAATATTAACCCCGTCAAAACCATTAGAAGCTAAGGTTGTGTAAATACTGTCAACTGTTTTGGCCCGCAGTTCGGGACTTGATAATACATTATGTATTAAGGTCCGGTCAAAACCCGATTTTATAAGGTTATGAACAAGGGCATAAATTTCGATATCATTTTTCTTGGCTGTTGCCAACGCTTCTTTTGGGGTCTCTCCTGTTATTTGACCTGAAGATGTTAATGTGTAGGAAAATGTGGCAACACCTGTAATTCTGCCGATATTGCTTTCCAAAGACCTTTGCGACAGGGTATCAGTAGCCCAATCCTTGGTGTAGTAACCCAAAACCTCTTTGCCACTGTTTGCCCGTAGGTACCGGTCATTCCATTCCCGGACCAGGTTTATAAATCCCTTGCCCTTTGCGGCGGTGCTGCGTGACTCCGGTGCGGCCCAGGTCACTTGCGGCATAATTAGAAATAGCATACTGAATATCAGGAAATAACAAGTGACTGTAGAAAAAATACTTTTCTTTGTATTTTGGTGCATTTTGCTCCCCTTTCTGCCTTCACGTCAATCTATTCAATTATAGTGGCTGATAAGGCGATGGACAATCTCAGGATTGTATCCTGCTGTTGACCCCATGTATAAGAAATTAAATTTTAAAAACGCCCCGATTAAAATCACCTTTTTTCTCATCAGTGGGAACAAAAACCAAAAAACAGCCGGCGCTCGAGTGCAAGAATTCCATTCAGAGCAGCATTCCAGGCATTTTCTTGACAATTGGGAATAATTTATCCAATTTATGGCGGCATATTAGATGCTGTTACAGACTGCTGACAAAGTCAGTAATTTTAAGCTTGAAATGTTATTAAGACAGGGGTAGATGTGTTCCGGAGGGCGGAGTCTGTCGTCCGTCCGGCCCGCGACCCGCAAAGCGGGAGCGGATGCCGGCGGAGATGTCTGGGGGTCCCCCCGATCCGTCGAAACCCCGGCCTTTCTAAAAGGCCGGGGTTCGGTAACGGATTGGGGGCCCCGCCCGTGGAATTCATCTACCCCTGTCTATATTACAGTTTAATACTTAAAAATATATGAGGTCTGTCAATAAGCTATAACGGCATATTAAATGCCGCCTATTTTGCAAAGACATGCTCACCAATCTGTGTGATAATCGCTCGCGACCATATCCACCTGCTGGTAGAGGTTACCGGATTCCAATAATAGATGGCTCCACCCGTAGGGTCATATCCGCTTAAAGCCAGCTCTGCGGCTTTAACAGACTTTTGATCCGGGTCCAGCCATATCTGGCCGTCGTCAACTGCATCAAATGCCCCTGGCTGAAAAATAACCCCATCTATGGAATCAGGGAAACTCCCGGAACGAGTCCTATTTACGATAACAGCGCCAACGGCAGCCTGTCCCTGGAGGCTTTCCCCCCTTGCCTCACCGTGTATGGCTCTGGCCAGCATAGTTACTTCCTTCCGGGAAACTCCCCGGGAAACAGGTTCACTAACATTACGGGTATCAACCGTGCGTACAGCAGGCCGCTCAGAAATGCGGTCACCGGACGCCTCCTGAGTCTGCCGGACATCCCAACCCACCTGACCCATGGCTAGTTCTCTGGTAACCTTTGCATTATCTGCTCCCGGCATAGAAAAAACCGCTAACATCAGCATTACAAAAATTCCGGTAACATGATAAAAAATCATTTGTTTTACTTTATCCATTCGTTATCCCTCCTGTCAAACTGTTTCAAACTATAATCACAGTTAATAATTACATTTTTTGTCAGTTTGTCCGGCAGGAAGTTACTAATGGATTATACTAAAAACAAGAGGGTCAGGCAACCACTAATTATTACCATTAGATAGTGCCTTCAAAACATCAATATTCCTTTTCCAGTCGTCATCACCGGCTGCCGGCGTTTCCAAGATAAAGGGCTTGTCCTTCAGCAGAGGATGGCCCAGAATGGCCCTAAAGCCATTTTCCCCGATATACCCTGCCCCGATATCAGCATGCCTGTCTCTGGTCGAACCCAGGGGAAACATGGCATCATTGGCATGAATCAATCTGAGTTTATCAATCCCGATAATGCTGTCAAATTGACTTAACGTTTCATGAACCTTTTCACCTGTTGCCAGGTCGTACCCGGCCGCAAAACCGTGGCAGGTATCAAAGCAAATACCTGTATTATCAATCTCCAGCATTTCCAAAACCGCTGCCAGGTGCTCAAAAAGAAAGCCTACCTCCGTACCCGCCCCTGAGGTGTTTTCAAGCAATAAAACGGTTTTGCCCCTATATTGCTGCAAAGCACTGGTCAGCGCCCTGGCCACCTGGCTGAGTCCCTCATCAATTCCTTTACCCTTATGGCTGCCCATGTGAAGTACGAGATAAGCAGCCCCAAGAGCATCTGCCCTCTCCATATCCTCCCTGACCATCTGGGCCGCATACCTGTGCATATCAGGGTCAGAAGTGGCCAGATTGAGCACATAGGGAATATGAACAGCTACAGGGTTAATATCATTTGCCGAACACAGTTCCCTAAAAGTGGTGACCTCATCTTCTTTCAAGTCCCGTGCTTTGCCTCCTCTGGGACTGCGGGAAAACATCTGGCAGGCATTACACCCCAGTTCTACAAGGTGCTGAACAGCTTTTCCAAACCCGCCGCTGATTGAGGTATGGATACCTATTCTCATAAACCAATCCTCCAACCACTAAATTAACCTGAATTAACCTGAAGCAAAAAGTAAAAACCGATTGTTAATCGGTTTTTACTTTTACTTCTCTGCTGTTTGGGCACGTAAGGCTTCTTTTCTGGAAAGGTTCACCCTGCCGTGCTCATCAATTTTGATAACCTTGACCATAATCTCATCTCCGACAGAGACAACATCCTCAACCTTACCGACTCTCTGTTCAGCAAGCTGGGAAATGTGCACAAGCCCTTCCTTACCGGGCAGCACCTCCACAAATGCGCCAAAATCAGTGATTTTGACAACTTTCCCCAGATAAATCTTGCCTATTTCAACATCAGCAGTAAGGCTCTCAATAATTTCAAGGGCTTTTTTGCCTGCTTCACCGTCAACAGCTGCAATAAACACCCTGCCGTCATCTTCGATATCAATCTTGACCCCTGTTTCATCAATAATCTTCTTAATAGTCTTGCCACCTGGCCCAATTACATTTCTTATCTTGTCAGGATCAATAGTTGTGGTAATAATCCTGGGCGCATATGGTGAAAGGTCGGGCCTCGGCTCAGAAATTACGTCCAGCATTTTCTGCAGGATGTACATTCTGCCTTTTCTGGCCTGTTCCAGGGCCTCTTTCAGGATGTCCCGGTTAATCCCTGCTATTTTAATATCCATCTGGATTGCGGTTATCCCCTTTTCAGTCCCCGCAACCTTGAAGTCCATATCACCGAGGTGGTCTTCCATTCCCTGGATATCTGTAAGTACGGCAAACTTGTCTTCTTCTTTGATAAGGCCCATGGCTACACCGGATACAGGCGATTTAATTGGAACACCGGCATCCATCAGGCTCAAAGTGGAACCACAGACACTGCCCATAGATGTAGACCCGTTTGATTCCAAGGCCTCAGATACAATCCTTATTGTATAAGGAAAATCTTCCTCTGGTGGGATCATCGGTTCCAGAGCGCGCTCTGCCAGAGCGCCATGTCCGATTTCCCTGCGGCCCGGCCCCCGCATAAATCTTGCTTCACCAACACTATACGGCGGGAAATTGTAGTGGTGCATGTAACGTTTGGAGTCCTCCACTCCAAGACCGTCGAGAATCTGCTCATCACCTACTGCACCAAGGGTAATAACGCTGAGTATCTGGGTCTGTCCCCGGGTAAACAGTCCGGTACCGTGAGTTCTCGGAAGCACAGATACCTCACAGGTTATCTGCCTGACTTCATCCAGAGCACGACCGTCAATACGAATCCGGTCCTCGAGGATGGACCTGCGCATAGCTTCTTTTTCCAGCTTGTCCATAGCATTGCCAACGTATTTTGCCCGGTCTTCTTCAGGGTACTTTTCAGCAAAATACTGTTTGACTTCCTCTTTAAGCCCCTTCAGAAATTTTTCCCGGGCCTGTTTGGCCAATTTTTTCTCGATACACTCCCTGACTGCCGCTTCCACCTTTGGCAGGGCATAAGCCCTTACCTCTGTCTCAATCTCCTCAGGGACAGCAAATACATTGTAATCATAATCAGGCTTGGCATAACCTTCCCTGAGAGCGATTTCCCTGAATTCACTAATAAATTCCACGATCTTCTTGATTTCCTCATGTCCATACATGATAGCATCAAGCATTACATCTTCAGGAACCTCTTTAGCTCCTGCTTCTACCATAGTGACAGCATCTCTGGTCCCGGCAACAGTAATGTGCATCTCACTGACCTCAGACTGGGCCAGAGTGGGATTGATTATAAATTTACCATCAATCCGCCCTACCACAACAGCCGCAATGGGTCCCTGAAAAGGTATATCAGACAGGGTAAGCGCTGCAGAAGCTCCTGTAAGAGCTGTCACATCCTGGGGGTTATCCTGATCAACAGAAAGAATGGTTGCCACAACATGGACATCATTCCGGTAACCCTTGGGAAATAGAGGCCGAATAGGCCTGTCTATCAGTCTGTCAGCAAGAATTGCCCTTTCACTGGGCCGGCCTTCCCTTTTAATAAATCCTCCGGGAATCCGTCCCACAGCATACAGCCTTTCCTCATAATCGACTGTCAGTGGAAAAAAATCGGTCCCCTCCCTGGGTTCTTCTGAACGGGTTGCAGTCACCAGGACCACAGTGTCACCATAACGCACCAGAGCAGCGCCGCTTGCCTGTTTCGCAAGTCTTCCGGTTTCGATAGACATTTCCCTGCCGCCAACCGGCAGGCTTCGTATAATACCGCTAGATTGCTGAGTCATAAAGGGATACTTCCCCTCCTTTTGGTCTTTTTTCAGACCTGAATAATTTAATTTAGATATTTACCATATTATTTCCTTCTATTGATGGCAAAAATACACATTAATCAATAACACTGAAAAAAAAGCGGGCAAATCCCGCTTTTTTAACGCCTTAATCCAAGCTTCTCAATAATTTCACGATAACGGTCAAAGCTGTTTTTCTTCAGATAATTAAGCATCGCCCTTCTCTGACCAACCATTTTAAGAAGACCACGCCGGGAGTGATGGTCTTTTTTATGGGTTTTAAGATGCCCTGTCAGATAATTGATACGTTCAGTAAGTATGGCAATCTGTACTTCAGGAGAGCCAGTGTCTGACTCGTGAAGCTTATATTTTTCAATTATCTGCTTCTTTTGATCTGTAGCTAGTACCACGATGTCACCTCCTTTTATTATATCCCCATTAGCCAAGACAATCGTCGGAGAGTCGAATTTCCTAGCTGATGGTTCTCTATAGCAAACGGTCTGTTGAACCGTATTACCTAGCTGACTATTTTCCAATAACAGTAATAACCAAACGTCCCTGGGGGATGTCCTTAGCCACTATATCGAACACGCGTCCTGACTCGGCAAAAAACCCACGAAACCTTGTGGCTGTAGGTATCTTCCCGGGAATCTCCCTGGCTGCATTTACAATGTCAGCCGCGGTAATTTTCTCCTGGCGTAAATCCCTTAGCCGCTTACGGGCGTGCTCTGTAATCAAAATCCGCATATCGGACCTTTCCTAATAAATATGTTTTTCGCCGCCAAGCTCTTCCCGTTCGGTAAGAATTGAATACAAGGCATCCTGAAATGCGGTTAAAAGTGCATTATCAATTTCATCCTTCAGGTAAACGTTTTCCAGTTCCTTCCTCAAATCATTGAATTCTTTACTAAGACATACTTCTGCGACCTGATCAACTACTTTTTTCATTTCCCCTTCTCTGGAATCAGAAACAGCAATTACCATCTCAAATGCCTCCCCCCAGTTTAAGGGCGGTTACCGATAATAATTTTAACACATATTGCTACACATGTAAATTATCTTCTAAATGTAAACCATCTTATAATTAGTATATTTTAAAATTGCGTTGTTTATGCCTTAGTATGCCTGCAATAAGAGCTTAGCATTTTTTACATCAATATTAATCTGCGTTATGAGTTCCTGGACCGAGGAAAACCCCTTTTCACCGCGCAGTCTGCCAATAAACTCTACCTTGATTTTGGTATTGTAGATATCATCTGAAAAATCAAAACAGTGAACTTCCAGGTTTTTGGGCTGATTAAGATTAAAGGTCGGCTTAATTCCCACATTAGCCACTCCCTTATAGGAATTCCCCTTAATATGTACTCTTACGGCATAAACCCCATTAGCTGGGACAAGGATATTTTCCGGAAGATTAAGATTAGCGGTCGGAAAACCAATCTGCCTGCCCCTTCTGTCTCCTGTGACAACCCGTGAAACCACAAAAGGATAATATCCTAAAAAACCTGCGGCTCCGGAAACGTCCCCCTTCAGAAGCAAGCTTCGTATCAGGGTACTGCTCACCTCGGTATCATGGCGCTTCACCGGTGGTATCGTAATTACGTCAAAGCCCAGTCTGCCGCCAAACTCTGTGAGCATTTCAGATGTCCCTGAACCCCTGTAGCCAAAACTATAATTATAGCCTACAACCACAGCGCTTACGCGCAGCTTTTGCACCAGTATATCTCTGACAAACTGTTCCGGAGTCAGTCGGGAGATTTCCTGCGAAAACGGGCATATAATAAGAACCCCTATACCCAGTTCTGAAAAAACTTTGATTTTTTCCTCTTTTGTAAGCAGCATTGGCGGACTGCAGTCCGGTTGAATTACTGTCATCGGATGTGGGGCAAATGTAAAAACCCCTGATATCCCTTTAGCCCGGTCTGCTAATTCTATCGCTTTCTTTATGAGTTCCCGGTGGCCAAGGTGAACCCCGTCGAAATTCCCGAGGGCTATTACTGCATTATCATATTTTCCCGCAATTTCTTCCAGTCCATGATGGATATCCATTGATATCTCTCCCTTAGCAGAATACTTTAACCGGTTGAAAGACCAGCCCGCCTTCACAGTCAGGGGACTGGGCCCTTTCCTTCTGCCGGACAGAAACCCTGGCAACAGCCAAACAACCTGCTTCTGGGCTCATCAGCTTCACATACTCGTTTTCCCTAAGCGTCGCAGGCTGGCGCATAACACCGGGCTGATACACCTTATTGCCATGTTGAATTGATTCAAATGTGTCCTCAGATACCCATACCTCTTCAAGGGGCAGGGCAGTGTCAATTGGCATAAGTTTACTGTGCAGCATCCCCTGCTCATGCAAACCAACAATTTCCTCCAAGAGCAATGAATCCTCCAAATTAAACTGTCCACTTCCTGTCCTTACCAGGAATGACATGCAGGCTCCATACCCAAGTCTCTCACCCAAATCATGACATATTGTGCGAACGTAAGTTCCCCGGGAGCAGGTTATGTCAAATAGCAGCCCCGGGCCGGGTGTGCCAAATTTCCGGTGCTTAATTATCTTTATATCAAAAATTTCTATCGGCCTGGGTATGCGTTCGACTTCCAAACCTTCCCTGGCAAGTTCATAAAGCTTTCTTCCTTTATATTTTACCGCCGAAACCATTGGCGGCAGCTGCTGTTGAACTCCCTTAAAAGCCAACAGCGCTTTTTCTGCCTCCTGCCTTGAAAGGCTGGAAGCATCACTTATCTTTAACACCTGCCCGTAGCCGTCCTGGGTATCGGTACTACAGCCAAAAGTGACCTCTGCCCGGTAGCGTTTGACATTATCCTCCAGGTATTCAATAATCCTGGTAGCCTTCCCCAGGCATACAGCCAGTACACCGGCCACTCCGGGATCCAGTGTCCCGGTGTGACCGGCCTTTTTTTCCTTTAAGGTCCGGCGCAAATAGTTTATAACATCGTGAGATGTCATTCCCGGCGGTTTAAAAACATTAAGTATTCCGTTTATCCCCCTGGACTGCATTATCATATCAACCACCAGTAACGAAAATTTAAATACTGACCCCTATCTGCAGCGCCCTGGCACATGAAGCTATTACCTTCTTCTCCACAGCTTCCAGGCTGCCTTCAACCAGACAGCCTGCAGCCCGGGGATGCCCACCGCCTCCAAATGCAGCTGCCAGTGTG
This DNA window, taken from Phosphitispora fastidiosa, encodes the following:
- a CDS encoding polysaccharide deacetylase family protein gives rise to the protein MRIYYLNFNYLIRRAITVLLALLFILLLFKVVQYNLFKPAISNFDPIYQGSTDQKKIALTCNVVWGEEYIPGMLEVLKKNNVSMTFFMGGKWVEDFPELTKEIAKNHELGNHSYSHPHPTFISKSENISEIKQTDEAVYKITKVRTRLYAPPYGEFNKTVLQAAGESGYRTILWSIDTIDWERPAPDTIVKRVTGKAHNGAIVLMHPTDPTVKALPSIIAALKGKGYQLTTVSDVLGIK
- a CDS encoding transposase; protein product: MNIIEVYKKFPTKEACFTHLENVRWKGKPKCPYCNSTNSTPMKKEFRHHCNVCNTSYSATVSTIFHRTHIDLQKWFLAITLMLNATKAISSRQLAKNLAVNKDTAWYMVTRIREAIHEQRELLQDIVHLTYSQREN
- a CDS encoding P63C domain-containing protein, coding for MEKLPKATHKGILKVGDVNIKCYVLEDGRRVLSGRTVTTSLGLSGRGQGAKRITDSKSLKPFISDKLTIAIEEPIVFKGAALTHGYEAWVLPEICQAVLNARDRGVLPTHQMRMAAQADILIRAFATVGIIALVDEVTGYQAERDRDELQKFLSLYLSEERLKWAKMFPDEYYRQLFRLRGWNYSPLSVKRPKLVGKLTNELVYKKLPPPVLDKLRELNPVKNKQTWRRGAAFFQYLSEDIGQPDLRDHLLQLIAIMRISPNWSVFQRHFARAFPSPEGEQTALFDETEDDK
- a CDS encoding glycosyl hydrolase family 18 protein, coding for MHQNTKKSIFSTVTCYFLIFSMLFLIMPQVTWAAPESRSTAAKGKGFINLVREWNDRYLRANSGKEVLGYYTKDWATDTLSQRSLESNIGRITGVATFSYTLTSSGQITGETPKEALATAKKNDIEIYALVHNLIKSGFDRTLIHNVLSSPELRAKTVDSIYTTLASNGFDGVNIDFENVPPGDRQALNEFMTLLREKLAPEGFKVTISVPAKTRDNTSDGWSGAFDYQYLGSVADRIMLMSYDEHWVGGDPGPVASVPWVENVVTYSSGVIPKDKILLGIGNYGYDWIVGKGGYKAVPANSALALAEKYGAVIEWDDYSQTPYFYYWENGQKHVVWFESPESASFKLNLVNEYDLKGVALWRLGFESWGFWDKVEDKLV
- a CDS encoding cell wall hydrolase, translating into MDKVKQMIFYHVTGIFVMLMLAVFSMPGADNAKVTRELAMGQVGWDVRQTQEASGDRISERPAVRTVDTRNVSEPVSRGVSRKEVTMLARAIHGEARGESLQGQAAVGAVIVNRTRSGSFPDSIDGVIFQPGAFDAVDDGQIWLDPDQKSVKAAELALSGYDPTGGAIYYWNPVTSTSRWIWSRAIITQIGEHVFAK
- a CDS encoding deoxyribonuclease IV, whose translation is MRIGIHTSISGGFGKAVQHLVELGCNACQMFSRSPRGGKARDLKEDEVTTFRELCSANDINPVAVHIPYVLNLATSDPDMHRYAAQMVREDMERADALGAAYLVLHMGSHKGKGIDEGLSQVARALTSALQQYRGKTVLLLENTSGAGTEVGFLFEHLAAVLEMLEIDNTGICFDTCHGFAAGYDLATGEKVHETLSQFDSIIGIDKLRLIHANDAMFPLGSTRDRHADIGAGYIGENGFRAILGHPLLKDKPFILETPAAGDDDWKRNIDVLKALSNGNN
- the pnp gene encoding polyribonucleotide nucleotidyltransferase, coding for MTQQSSGIIRSLPVGGREMSIETGRLAKQASGAALVRYGDTVVLVTATRSEEPREGTDFFPLTVDYEERLYAVGRIPGGFIKREGRPSERAILADRLIDRPIRPLFPKGYRNDVHVVATILSVDQDNPQDVTALTGASAALTLSDIPFQGPIAAVVVGRIDGKFIINPTLAQSEVSEMHITVAGTRDAVTMVEAGAKEVPEDVMLDAIMYGHEEIKKIVEFISEFREIALREGYAKPDYDYNVFAVPEEIETEVRAYALPKVEAAVRECIEKKLAKQAREKFLKGLKEEVKQYFAEKYPEEDRAKYVGNAMDKLEKEAMRRSILEDRIRIDGRALDEVRQITCEVSVLPRTHGTGLFTRGQTQILSVITLGAVGDEQILDGLGVEDSKRYMHHYNFPPYSVGEARFMRGPGRREIGHGALAERALEPMIPPEEDFPYTIRIVSEALESNGSTSMGSVCGSTLSLMDAGVPIKSPVSGVAMGLIKEEDKFAVLTDIQGMEDHLGDMDFKVAGTEKGITAIQMDIKIAGINRDILKEALEQARKGRMYILQKMLDVISEPRPDLSPYAPRIITTTIDPDKIRNVIGPGGKTIKKIIDETGVKIDIEDDGRVFIAAVDGEAGKKALEIIESLTADVEIGKIYLGKVVKITDFGAFVEVLPGKEGLVHISQLAEQRVGKVEDVVSVGDEIMVKVIKIDEHGRVNLSRKEALRAQTAEK
- the rpsO gene encoding 30S ribosomal protein S15, whose translation is MVLATDQKKQIIEKYKLHESDTGSPEVQIAILTERINYLTGHLKTHKKDHHSRRGLLKMVGQRRAMLNYLKKNSFDRYREIIEKLGLRR
- a CDS encoding bifunctional riboflavin kinase/FAD synthetase, encoding MDIHHGLEEIAGKYDNAVIALGNFDGVHLGHRELIKKAIELADRAKGISGVFTFAPHPMTVIQPDCSPPMLLTKEEKIKVFSELGIGVLIICPFSQEISRLTPEQFVRDILVQKLRVSAVVVGYNYSFGYRGSGTSEMLTEFGGRLGFDVITIPPVKRHDTEVSSTLIRSLLLKGDVSGAAGFLGYYPFVVSRVVTGDRRGRQIGFPTANLNLPENILVPANGVYAVRVHIKGNSYKGVANVGIKPTFNLNQPKNLEVHCFDFSDDIYNTKIKVEFIGRLRGEKGFSSVQELITQINIDVKNAKLLLQAY
- the truB gene encoding tRNA pseudouridine(55) synthase TruB codes for the protein MIMQSRGINGILNVFKPPGMTSHDVINYLRRTLKEKKAGHTGTLDPGVAGVLAVCLGKATRIIEYLEDNVKRYRAEVTFGCSTDTQDGYGQVLKISDASSLSRQEAEKALLAFKGVQQQLPPMVSAVKYKGRKLYELAREGLEVERIPRPIEIFDIKIIKHRKFGTPGPGLLFDITCSRGTYVRTICHDLGERLGYGACMSFLVRTGSGQFNLEDSLLLEEIVGLHEQGMLHSKLMPIDTALPLEEVWVSEDTFESIQHGNKVYQPGVMRQPATLRENEYVKLMSPEAGCLAVARVSVRQKERAQSPDCEGGLVFQPVKVFC